In Mercurialis annua linkage group LG6, ddMerAnnu1.2, whole genome shotgun sequence, the following are encoded in one genomic region:
- the LOC126686407 gene encoding zinc finger CCCH domain-containing protein 25, with translation MNPLTLVKRIQSINSKEAELGISEEASWHAKYKDSAYVFVGGIPFDLTEGDLLAVFAQCGEIVDVNLVRDKGTGKSKGFAFVAYDDQRSTILAVDNLNGAEVAGRTIRVDHVSKYKKKEEEDEETQRQKREARGVCRSFQRGECTRGASCKFSHDEQRAANTGWGAQDNGPRWGHDNFEGSKKSEKRFVKDGISESHLKQSDKGEDRRFKRHDANEIEKSREDYHIRDEKRLRRQEDDEFQPKSRGDNHRGDEKRPRRHADDELEANLREDYHRRDVKRLSRDKDYNFEPKSREDDYTGDERIMRRRDTDGLEARSNSKDNDHRREEQRLKRHESGSYLREDDKRAREKGSSYGREYTTSRHRERDERCRPER, from the exons ATGAATCCGTTAACGCTGGTGAAGAGAATACAGAGCATCAACTCAAAAGAAGCAGAATTAGGGATCTCAGAGGAGGCTTCTTGGCACGCCAAGTACAAAGATTCCGCTTACGTTTTCGTCGGCGGTATTCCTTTCGACCTCACCGAAGGCGATCTCCTCGCCGTCTTTGCGCA ATGCGGAGAAATTGTGGATGTGAATCTTGTTAGAGACAAAGGCACTggtaaatccaaaggttttgctTTTGTTGCCTATGATGATCAAAGAAGTACTATTCTTGCTGTAG ATAATTTGAACGGCGCGGAGGTTGCTGGCCGAACTATACGGGTGGATCATGTTAGTAAATACAAAAAGAAAGAGGAAGAGGACGAAGAAACCCAACGTCAAAAGAGAGAAGCTCGAGGTGTATGCCGCTCTTTTCAAAGGGGTGAATGTACCCGTGGTGCTAGCTGCAAATTTTCTCATGATGAGCAA AGAGCTGCAAACACTGGGTGGGGTGCTCAAGACAATGGTCCTAGATGGGGACATGACAACTTTGAGGGCTCAAAAAAGAGTGAGAAAAGGTTTGTCAAAGATGGCATCTCAGAGAGCCACCTTAAACAGAGTGATAAGGGCGAAGATAGGAGATTCAAACGGCATGATGCTAATGAAATTGAAAAGTCAAGAGAAGATTATCATATAAGAGATGAGAAGAGATTGAGACGACAGGAAGATGATGAGTTTCAACCAAAGTCGAGAGGAGATAATCATAGGGGAGATGAAAAGAGACCGAGAAGGCACGCAGATGATGAGTTGGAGGCTAACTTAAGAGAAGATTATCATAGGCGTGACGTAAAGAGATTGAGCAGGGATAAAGATTATAATTTTGAGCCAAAGTCAAGGGAAGATGATTATACAGGAGATGAAAGGATAATGAGAAGGCGTGATACTGATGGTTTAGAGGCAAGGTCAAACTCAAAAGACAATGATCATAGGAGAGAAGAACAGAGATTAAAAAGACACGAATCGGGATCCTATCTTAGAGAAGATGATAAAAGAGCACGAGAAAAGGGCTCATCCTATGGTAGGGAGTATACCACCAGTCGCCATAGAGAAAGAGATGAGAGGTGTAGACCAGAGAGATGA
- the LOC126685836 gene encoding serine/threonine-protein phosphatase 7 long form homolog, translating into MAGPAPYDYFLPGPRDGGLVLHRQHDHRSDTVWQHPETSALGSRRSASLTRIEDIHPRIRDGVLRTALGPFITMRQYTVDMTLVTALVERWRPETHTFMFPEGECTITLQDIAILTGLPINGAAVTGPTIRGWSSVTRRLLGRDMVGSRNCQGSFVTTSWLVDEFDSFTRIPDAASDEQIDWAVRAYLLFHLHAWCFSDTNSGQIGLRILPHLEDLTALGSISWGSAALAHLYREMCLCTMVSQNRRNIGGPLWILQLWAFERLRPFRPRLRYPAITPHLPLGDRWAGPLDFRRVLHRNLDAMRLALDVLRYSDIDWQPYTEDVISQLHPYFLDGAQFWRARVPLIYYHIIEWHQPDRVMAQFGLLQPIPEPPSQLHIHHTVQFRGSSSFQNTFSEYVAIWDSRELYVVQGPLLDHPPHFHSEYMEWYRRISRRWITHHGAETGSARDAMERIRLQSEAGSSIGTYARSYQLGTMEDRRDTQWPPPEPAVLPQPLPHIDPPTVDVQRIRGRRRDRARPHEATREMAENPMPPPVDFHGDTEDFVRQYYGSTTYYGSTSAQTQCPPAASFSVPPTDPLPAQHDFFGDTEDFIRRYPASSFTVPPASVPYVGPSFGEAEYITPLATPPPQFSQHPASAFTPFQATQTAQTPPPQTPTYLPTVPVFDDSWNFSSLTTPPSQRSRLMEGGYIPMLPGQDPGSSSRPTQSPSQMHFSLDDPWINSLVQDPQPFCDFQGMQAPSFSLGLGLDPSSQAPAPEVDDDDEIEDVASPVADSGERSSGPDGRRYRRLTDSQTSRRVNRGYDMRTRLRSPDRSDFTE; encoded by the exons ATGGCTGGCCCTGCTCCATACGATTACTTCCTTCCCGGACCGCGGGATGGAGGTTTAGTACTGCACAGACAGCATGATCACAGGTCCGACACGGTTTGGCAGCATCCG gAGACTTCGGCTTTGGGCTCGCGCAGGAGTGCCTCATTGACCCGAATAGAGGATATTCATCCGCGCATTCGAGATGGAGTATTGCGGACAGCACTGGGACCCTTCATTACTATGCGGCAATACACCGTAGACATGACTCTGGTGACTGCATTAGTTGAGCGGTGGAGGCCGGAGACCCACACTTTTATGTTTCCTGAGGGGGAGTGCACAATAACCCTTCAGGACATAGCGATCTTGACGGGACTCCCCATAAATGGGGCTGCTGTTACCGGACCGACTATCAGAGGTTGGAGCAGTGTTACTCGCCGACTGCTTGGGAGAGATATGGTAGGGAGTAGAAATTGTCAGGGATCCTTTGTTACCACTAGTTGGCTAGTCGATGAGTTTGATAGCTTCACACGGATACCTGATGCGGCTTCAGATGAGCAGATCGACTGGGCAGTTCGGGCGTACTTGTTGTTCCATCTACACGCCTGGTGTTTTTCCGACACGAACAGCGGGCAGATCGGACTGAGGATTCTTCCACATCTGGAGGACTTGACGGCATTAGGGAGCATTAGTTGGGGTTCAGCGGCGCTCGCACACCTTTACCGCGAGATGTGCTTGTGTACTATGGTTTCGCAGAATAGGCGAAACATCGGGGGGCCGCTTTGGATTCTTCAGCTATGGGCATTCGAGCGCCTTAGACCATTCAGGCCGAGGTTGAGATACCCGGCCATCACACCGCACTTACCGTTGGGTGACAG ATGGGCGGGTCCGCTAGATTTTCGACGGGTTCTTCATCGCAATCTGGATGCCATGAGATTAGCACTAGATGTATTACGTTACTCGGAT ATCGATTGGCAACCATACACCGAGGATGTTATCAGCCAGCTACATCCTTATTTTTTGGATGGTGCTCAGTTCTGGCGTGCTCGCGTGCCACTGATTTACTATCATATTATCGAGTGGCACCAGCCGGATAGGGTGATGGCGCAGTTTGGTTTGCTTCAGCCTATACCTGAACCACCTTCCCAGCTCCACATCCACCACACTGTCCAGTTTCGGGGGAGCTCAAGCTTCCAAAACACATTTAGCGAGTATGTCGCGATTTGGGACTCCAGGGAACTGTATGTGGTCCAAGGCCCGTTGCTGGACCATCCGCCCCACTTCCATTCAGAGTACATGGAGTGGTACAGACGCATCAGTAGGAGATGGATTACCCATCACGGAGCAGAGACTGGATCAGCT cgTGATGCCATGGAGAGGATTCGCTTACAGTCAGAGGCAGGGTCAAGTATTGGTACTTACGCTCGTAGTTACCAGTTAGGCACCATGGAGGACCGGAGGGACACACAGTGGCCACCCCCAGAGCCTGCTGTTCTGCCACAGCCCTTGCCTCATATAGATCCCCCGACGGTCGACGTACAGCGTATACGAGGTCGTCGTCGGGATAGAGCCAGACCTCACGAGGCGACGCGCGAGATGGCAGAGAACCCTATGCCACCCCCA GTCGACTTTCACGGGGATACTGAGGATTTCGTCCGACAGTATTACGGGTCTACGACGTATTATGGGAGTACCTCAGCGCAGACACAGTGCCCACCAGCTGCATCATTTTCGGTACCACCTACGGACCCTCTCCCGGCACAG cATGATTTCTTTGGGGATACCGAGGACTTCATTCGCCGCTATCCAGCTTCGTCTTTTACGGTACCGCCTGCGTCTGTACCCTATGTAGGCCCGTCATTTGGGGAGGCAGAGTACATCACGCCGCTGGCCACTCCTCCTCCACAGTTCTCACAGCATCCGGCTTCTGCTTTTACCCCGTTCCAGGCGACTCAGACGGCGCAGACACCTCCTCCTCAGACACCTACGTATTTGCCGACTGTTCCTGTATTTGACGATTCTTGGAACTTTAGCTCCCTGACCACTCCACCCTCACAGCGGTCCCGACTTATGGAGGGGGGCTACATTCCGATGCTGCCAGGTCAAGATCCGGGCTCCTCTTCTCGCCCGACTCAGAGTCCCTCCCAGATGCATTTTTCTCTGGATGATCCTTGGATCAACAGTTTGGTTCAGGACCCACAGCCGTTTTGTGACTTCCAAGGAATGCAGGCTCCTTCTTTTTCTCTGGGATTAGGGTTAGACCCCTCCTCACAGGCTCCTGCTCCTGAGGTGGATGATGATGACGAGATTGAGGATGTGGCCAGTCCAGTCGCCGATAGTGGAGAGAGAAGCTCCGGACCAGATGGAAGACGTTACCGCCGTTTGACTGATAGTCAGACGAGTCGACGTGTCAACAGGGGTTACGACATGAGGACACGCTTACGGAGTCCTGATAGATCAGACTTTACTGAgtag
- the LOC126686612 gene encoding uncharacterized protein LOC126686612, producing MAGILESLGLDLPYKRVWYAKERAISSVYGDWEYNYTQITKFMDNVVEVNPGSFWHGEGRLTDCGGVQCRIFKRMFWTFFPMVDGFPFCKPVLFIDGTHLYGKYKLHMLIASAVDGNNHIMPVAFAIVESESSESFEYFLNHLGDQVIRDRKVAIVSDRAPGLISVLRRPEWEGIDHFFCIRHLMANFHTHIRNNDMKLLAEKAGILLSLVNISGY from the exons ATGGCAGGGATTTTAGAATCCTTAGGACTGGACCTTCCATATAAGCGGGTGTGGTATGCAAAGGAGAGAGCAATTAGCAGCGTCTACGGGGACTGGGAATATAACTACACGCAAATCACGAAATTCATGGATAATGTGGTCGAAGTGAATCCTGGATCCTTTTGGCATGGTGAAG GCCGACTAACTGATTGCGGTGGGGTGCAATGTAGAATTTTCAAGCGAATGTTTTGGACCTTCTTTCCGATGGTTGACGGATTTCCATTTTGCAAACCAGTTCTATTCATCGACGGGACGCACTTATATGGTAAATACAAATTGCATATGTTGATAGCGTCGGCGGTAGATGGCAACAACCACATAATGCCAGTGGCGTTTGCAATAGTTGAGTCCGAATCTAGTGAgagttttgaatattttttgaatcATCTTGGAGATCAAGTCATTCGCGACCGAAAGGTGGCCATTGTATCAGATCGTGCTCCCGGATTAATATCGGTTTTGAGGCGTCCGGAATGGGAAGGGATTGATCATTTTTTCTGTATTCGGCATTTAATGGCTAATTTCCACACTCATATCAGAAATAATGATATGAAGTTGCTGGCTGAGAAAGCAGGTATTTTGCTGTCACTCGTCAACATTTCTGGTTATTGA